The following are encoded together in the Choristoneura fumiferana chromosome 4, NRCan_CFum_1, whole genome shotgun sequence genome:
- the Adat1 gene encoding adenosine deaminase, tRNA-specific 1, which produces MYILNKQPKTAMVQLYDRLVDKVADTCVKLYNGLPKTGKPIDNEWTVLSCLLQYDKISENLEVVSLGTGSKCIGASKMSPFGDVLNDSHAEVFARRGFLIYLYDNIEQALQSKKSIFIFENGKFTLKDNIEFIFYSSQLPCGDASIIPKEDEENFGEVLQSLKQKACEDISDIDLKKINGDIHRTGAKCLPDSAQDSKEPGTNYHLLGQVRIKPGRGDRTQSVSCSDKIARWIHIGVQGALLDLLINKPFFIHHFVFGAGVPYSEESLTRSLLKRTDVSMVIPDVMPKFYQSRLVFPHIKSDLNVRPAAGSIVWSKSRSVEVAVQGRKLGVTKKKLKLFNNSLCISKYNIYQRFENIINQNEELKKLINAEDVRSIPYNAMKRKSIRYLEKWELVKKVFFKAWTKKPDMWNFSVNDT; this is translated from the exons ATGTATATTCTAAATAAGCAACCTAAAACGGCAATGGTTCAGCTCTACGACAGACTTGTGGACAAAGTAGCTGATACTTGTGTGAAACTATACAATGGACTGCCAAAAACCGGGAAACCTATTGACAATGAGTGGACAGTGCTATCATGTTTGCTACAGTACGATAAAATTAGCGAGAACCTGGAAGTTGTTTCTCTAGGCACGGGTTCCAAATGCATTGGTGCTTCGAAAATGTCACCATTTGGAGACGTTTTAAACGACAGTCATGCCGAAGTTTTCGCCAGACGTGGATTTCTAATATACCTATACGACAATATAGAGCAAGCTTTACAAAGTAAGAAATCCATATTCATATTCGAAAATGGTAAATTTACTCTCAAAGATAACattgaatttatattttactCCTCTCAGCTACCTTGTGGAGATGCGTCTATCATTCCCAAGGAGGATGAAGAAAATTTTGGTGAAGTTTTGCAAAGTTTGAAACAAAAAGCATGTGAAGACATATCAGATATTGATTTAAAGAAAATCAATGGTGATATTCATAGAACAGGAGCAAAGTGTCTACCGGATTCGGCACAGGATTCCAAGGAGCCAGGTACTAATTACCACTTACTTGGTCAGGTTCGGATCAAGCCTGGCCGAGGCGATAGAACACAATCTGTTTCTTGTTCTGATAAAATAGCCAGATGGATCCATATAGGTGTCCAAGGGGCATTATTAGACTTATTGATAAACAAGCCTTTTTTCATCCATCATTTCGTTTTTGGTGCTGGAGTACCATATTCAGAAGAGTCTTTGACAAGATCCTTATTAAAAAGAACTGATGTATCTATGGTAATACCAGATGTTATGCCAAAATTTTATCAAAGCAGATTGGTGTTCCCTCACATAAAATCTGATTTAAATGTGAGGCCTGCCGCGGGCAGCATAGTTTGGAGTAAAtcaag gTCTGTGGAGGTAGCAGTACAGGGTAGAAAGCTTggtgttacaaaaaaaaaactgaaattgttTAATAATTCCTTGTGCATAAGTAAATATAACATTTATCAAagatttgaaaatattataaatcagaATGAAGAGTTGAAGAAACTTATCAATGCAGAAGATGTAAGAAGTATTCCATACAATGCAATGAAAAGGAAATCTATAAGGTATTTAGAAAAATGGGAGCTTGTCAAGAAAGTGTTTTTTAAAGCATGGACAAAAAAACCTGATATGTGGAATTTTAGTGTAAATGATACgtaa